In the genome of Rhodobium gokarnense, one region contains:
- the accC gene encoding acetyl-CoA carboxylase biotin carboxylase subunit: MFSKILIANRGEIALRVLRACKELGISTVAVHSTADADAMHVRLADESVCIGPPSAAESYLNIPQLLAACEITGADAVHPGYGFLSENARFADILKAHKINFIGPSGDHIRLMGDKIEAKKTAEKLGIPVVPGSDGEVATLEDARRVAKEIGYPVLIKASAGGGGRGMKIALTPDDIEMAFSTARAEARAAFGNDAVYLEKYLAKPRHIEFQVLGDGRGNAIHLGERDCSLQRRHQKVWEEAPSPALNEEARTRMGEIVAKAVGDLGYAGAGTIEFLYEDGEFYFIEMNTRLQVEHPVTEMVTRIDLVNEQIRVASGANISFSQEDVLPSGHAIECRLNAEDPRTFAPSPGNITYYHPPGGLGVRVDSAVYQGYSIPPYYDSLIGKLIVHGRNRVECMMRLKRCLDEIIIDGIKTTLPLFRDLVDHQDIADGMYDIHWLERYLSQPEDA; the protein is encoded by the coding sequence ATGTTCTCAAAAATCCTGATTGCCAATCGCGGCGAGATCGCCCTTCGGGTCCTCAGGGCCTGCAAGGAACTCGGGATCTCGACCGTCGCGGTGCACTCCACCGCCGATGCGGACGCCATGCATGTGCGGCTCGCCGACGAGAGCGTGTGCATCGGCCCGCCTTCGGCCGCCGAAAGCTACCTCAACATCCCGCAGTTGCTGGCCGCCTGCGAGATCACCGGCGCCGACGCGGTGCATCCGGGCTACGGCTTCTTGTCGGAAAACGCCCGCTTTGCCGACATCCTGAAGGCGCACAAGATCAATTTCATCGGCCCCTCCGGCGACCACATCCGGCTGATGGGCGACAAGATCGAGGCCAAGAAGACGGCCGAAAAGCTCGGCATCCCGGTGGTTCCGGGCTCCGACGGCGAGGTGGCGACGCTTGAGGATGCGCGCCGGGTCGCCAAGGAGATCGGCTATCCGGTCCTGATCAAGGCGTCTGCCGGCGGCGGCGGGCGCGGCATGAAGATCGCCCTGACCCCCGACGACATCGAGATGGCGTTTTCCACGGCGCGGGCCGAGGCGCGGGCGGCCTTCGGCAACGATGCGGTCTATCTGGAAAAATACCTCGCCAAGCCGCGCCACATCGAATTCCAGGTGCTCGGCGACGGACGCGGCAACGCCATCCACCTCGGCGAGCGCGACTGCTCGCTGCAGCGGCGCCACCAGAAGGTCTGGGAAGAGGCGCCGTCGCCGGCGCTCAACGAGGAAGCGCGCACGCGGATGGGCGAGATCGTCGCCAAGGCGGTGGGCGACCTCGGCTATGCCGGCGCGGGCACCATCGAGTTCCTCTACGAGGACGGCGAGTTCTATTTCATCGAGATGAACACCCGCCTGCAGGTCGAGCATCCGGTGACCGAGATGGTCACCCGCATCGACCTCGTCAACGAGCAGATCCGGGTCGCCTCGGGCGCCAACATCTCGTTCTCGCAGGAAGATGTGCTGCCGTCGGGCCATGCCATCGAGTGCCGGCTCAACGCCGAGGACCCGCGCACCTTCGCGCCGTCGCCGGGCAACATCACCTATTACCATCCGCCGGGCGGCCTCGGCGTCAGGGTCGATTCCGCCGTCTATCAGGGCTATTCGATCCCGCCCTATTACGACAGCCTGATCGGCAAGCTGATCGTCCACGGTCGCAACCGTGTCGAGTGCATGATGCGCTTGAAACGCTGTCTCGATGAGATCATCATAGACGGAATCAAGACCACGCTTCCGCTGTTCCGCGACCTTGTGGACCATCAGGACATTGCCGACGGCATGTATGATATCCACTGGCTGGAGCGGTATCTTTCGCAACCGGAAGATGCGTGA
- a CDS encoding DsbA family protein, producing the protein MNRLVRAATAGALMLSFAGATVSVQAADEVSDAERGRIEGVVRDYLLKNPEIIQEALVALEKKQEAEKVEKRKQMMSENSGALFNSPRQVVLGNPDGKITVVEFFDYNCGVCRRGYGDMMKVLKENEDVKFVLKEFPILGRPSQEAARVAIALHLTDPDKYLDFHTAMFALEGGVNEEKALMVAENLGADMDALKKNMDNPEIFKTVEEVYTLANGLGLTGTPSYVVGSEVFGGLIGYEQMSKVIASMRECGETSC; encoded by the coding sequence ATGAACCGTCTCGTGCGCGCCGCCACTGCCGGCGCCCTCATGCTTTCCTTTGCCGGCGCTACTGTGTCCGTCCAGGCCGCCGACGAGGTGTCTGATGCGGAACGCGGCCGTATCGAGGGCGTCGTCCGGGACTATCTCCTGAAGAACCCGGAAATCATCCAGGAAGCGCTGGTCGCTCTGGAGAAGAAGCAGGAGGCGGAAAAGGTCGAAAAGCGCAAGCAGATGATGTCGGAGAACAGCGGCGCGCTGTTCAACTCGCCGCGCCAGGTGGTGCTCGGCAATCCGGACGGCAAGATCACAGTCGTTGAGTTCTTCGACTACAATTGCGGTGTCTGCCGGCGCGGCTATGGCGACATGATGAAGGTCCTGAAGGAGAACGAGGACGTCAAGTTCGTCCTCAAGGAGTTCCCGATTCTCGGCCGGCCGTCCCAGGAGGCGGCGCGGGTCGCCATCGCCCTGCACCTGACCGATCCCGACAAGTATCTCGACTTCCACACGGCGATGTTCGCGCTTGAGGGCGGCGTCAACGAGGAAAAGGCGCTGATGGTCGCGGAAAACCTCGGCGCCGACATGGATGCGCTGAAGAAGAACATGGACAATCCGGAGATCTTCAAGACCGTGGAAGAGGTCTACACGCTCGCCAACGGTCTGGGGCTCACCGGCACGCCGTCCTACGTGGTCGGCTCGGAAGTCTTCGGCGGCCTGATCGGCTACGAGCAGATGTCGAAGGTGATCGCCTCCATGCGCGAGTGCGGCGAGACCTCCTGCTGA
- a CDS encoding pyridoxal phosphate-dependent aminotransferase, whose amino-acid sequence MSANAPAPSARCNVAPFHAMDVLAKANALEAAGRTIVHMEVGQPGAPAPAPVLEAARRVLDVGQVRYTEALGILPLRERIAVHYREAYGIEVPVDRIAITTGSSAAFNLAFLAGFDVGDRVALPTPGYPAYRNILAALGLDAVEIETTAESRWALTPEMVRAAHAEKPLKGVLVASPANPTGTMVRPDALKALTDVCRELGIWFISDEIYHGLVYEGRAETALALSDDAIVINSFSKYYCMTGWRVGWMVVPERLVRPIERLGQNLYLSVPELSQRAAVAAFEAKDALEAIKEGYAANRRLLLDRLPQIGFDELLPVDGAFYVYGSVRKFSNDSMEFAQKMLLEAGVAASPGVDFDPLGGHNYLRFSFAGTTEAIAEGCDRLQNWLR is encoded by the coding sequence ATGTCCGCCAACGCCCCCGCCCCGTCCGCGCGATGCAATGTCGCACCGTTTCACGCCATGGATGTGCTGGCCAAGGCCAATGCGCTGGAGGCCGCCGGACGGACGATCGTCCACATGGAAGTCGGCCAGCCGGGCGCACCCGCCCCTGCTCCGGTTCTGGAAGCCGCCCGCCGGGTGCTGGACGTCGGCCAGGTGCGTTACACCGAGGCCCTCGGCATCCTGCCGCTGCGCGAGCGCATCGCGGTGCATTACCGCGAGGCCTATGGCATCGAGGTGCCGGTGGACCGCATAGCCATCACGACCGGCTCGTCGGCCGCCTTTAACCTCGCCTTCCTCGCCGGCTTTGACGTCGGCGACCGGGTCGCCCTGCCGACGCCCGGCTATCCGGCCTACCGCAACATCCTCGCCGCCCTCGGCCTTGACGCCGTGGAGATCGAGACGACGGCGGAAAGCCGCTGGGCGCTGACGCCGGAGATGGTCCGCGCCGCCCACGCCGAAAAACCGCTGAAGGGTGTCCTCGTCGCCAGCCCCGCCAACCCGACCGGCACCATGGTCCGGCCGGACGCCCTGAAGGCGCTGACGGATGTCTGCCGCGAACTCGGCATCTGGTTCATCTCCGACGAGATTTACCACGGCCTCGTCTATGAGGGCCGCGCAGAGACGGCGCTGGCGCTCTCCGACGATGCGATCGTCATCAACAGCTTTTCGAAATACTACTGCATGACCGGCTGGCGGGTCGGCTGGATGGTGGTGCCGGAGCGGCTGGTGCGGCCGATCGAGCGCCTCGGCCAGAACCTCTATCTCTCCGTGCCGGAGCTGTCCCAGCGCGCTGCTGTTGCCGCCTTCGAGGCAAAGGACGCACTCGAAGCCATCAAGGAAGGCTACGCCGCCAACCGCAGGCTTCTGCTCGACCGGCTGCCGCAGATCGGCTTCGACGAGCTGCTACCCGTCGACGGCGCCTTTTACGTGTATGGCAGCGTGCGGAAGTTCTCCAACGATTCCATGGAGTTCGCGCAAAAGATGCTGCTTGAGGCGGGCGTTGCCGCCTCGCCCGGCGTCGATTTCGATCCGCTCGGCGGCCACAACTATCTGCGGTTTTCCTTCGCCGGAACGACGGAGGCGATCGCAGAGGGCTGCGACCGCCTCCAGAACTGGCTCAGATAG
- the accB gene encoding acetyl-CoA carboxylase biotin carboxyl carrier protein — MSSKKHAINQDLIRELAALLNETDLTEIEVEQDNLRIRVARQTQVAAAVAAPVPMVAPVGITSPSGKAAQGADEFADHPGVVTSPMVGTAYRSPEPGSAPFVSVGDTVTEGQTLLIVEAMKTMNQIPAPRGGVIKSILVEDTQPVEYGEPLVIIE, encoded by the coding sequence ATGTCATCAAAAAAACACGCGATCAATCAGGACCTCATTCGCGAGCTCGCCGCGCTTCTCAATGAGACGGATCTGACCGAGATCGAGGTCGAGCAGGACAATCTGCGCATCCGCGTCGCCCGCCAGACCCAGGTCGCGGCCGCCGTCGCCGCTCCCGTGCCGATGGTCGCGCCGGTCGGCATCACCTCGCCGTCGGGCAAGGCGGCACAGGGCGCCGACGAGTTCGCCGACCATCCGGGCGTCGTCACCTCGCCGATGGTCGGCACCGCCTACCGCTCTCCGGAGCCGGGCTCGGCCCCGTTCGTATCGGTCGGCGATACGGTCACCGAGGGCCAGACGCTCCTCATCGTCGAGGCGATGAAGACCATGAACCAGATCCCGGCACCGCGCGGCGGCGTCATCAAGTCGATCCTGGTCGAGGACACCCAGCCGGTCGAGTACGGTGAGCCGCTGGTCATCATCGAGTGA
- the aat gene encoding leucyl/phenylalanyl-tRNA--protein transferase: MAGSDDVVLEITPQVLLKAYACGIFPMAESAEDPGLYWIEPELRGIVPFERIHVPKRLVRTIRQDVFTVRIDTDFEGVIGGCAESTPDRGKTWINSRIRRLYQELYELGHCHSVEAWRDGKLVGGLYGVRLGKAFFGESMFSRERDASKVALVHLMARLIAGGFTLLDTQFVTDHLRRFGAVEIPRHDYHVLLEDSLNGFGDFFALDREADGVAVLKVLADHAGERHR; encoded by the coding sequence ATGGCAGGTTCTGACGACGTCGTTCTGGAAATCACGCCGCAGGTCCTCCTGAAAGCCTATGCCTGCGGCATCTTCCCGATGGCCGAGTCGGCGGAGGATCCGGGGCTCTACTGGATCGAACCGGAACTGCGCGGCATTGTGCCGTTCGAGCGCATCCACGTCCCGAAACGGCTCGTGCGCACCATCCGCCAAGACGTCTTCACCGTTCGCATCGACACCGATTTCGAGGGCGTCATCGGCGGCTGTGCGGAATCAACGCCGGACCGCGGCAAGACCTGGATCAATTCGCGCATCCGCCGCCTCTACCAGGAGCTCTACGAGCTCGGCCACTGCCATAGCGTCGAAGCTTGGCGCGACGGGAAACTGGTCGGCGGGCTCTACGGGGTGCGGCTCGGCAAGGCATTCTTCGGCGAGAGCATGTTCTCGCGCGAGCGGGATGCCTCCAAGGTTGCGCTGGTGCATCTGATGGCGCGGCTGATCGCCGGCGGCTTCACGCTCCTCGACACCCAGTTCGTCACCGACCATCTGCGCCGCTTCGGCGCGGTGGAAATCCCGCGGCACGACTATCACGTGCTCCTGGAGGATTCCCTCAACGGCTTCGGCGATTTCTTCGCCCTCGACCGGGAGGCGGACGGCGTCGCCGTCCTGAAGGTCCTTGCGGACCACGCCGGGGAGCGGCATCGCTAA
- a CDS encoding DUF2155 domain-containing protein, with product MSLLTDRLIPAFRPALFLAALAAASVSLFSTGPARAEKISNPVAVFSGLDKITGRIISFDVYIDETVQFGALQVTPRVCYTRPLSEAPQTTTFVEIDEITLDNKVRRIFTGWMFASSPGLHAVEHAVYDIWLTGCKEKSNVPPPPGSKAAEAAKSNAEERATELTPANEGDSSDYNGPAPTDVPKPKPEPPTGRQPLGQQQFDQQPPGQQEFEQQPFGQDQFEQQPLPQLNLTD from the coding sequence ATGTCTCTCCTCACGGACCGCCTGATCCCGGCCTTTCGCCCTGCCCTTTTCCTCGCCGCGCTTGCCGCTGCGTCGGTCTCGCTTTTCAGCACCGGCCCGGCCCGGGCGGAAAAGATCTCCAATCCGGTCGCCGTCTTTTCCGGCCTCGACAAGATCACCGGCCGCATCATCTCCTTCGACGTCTATATCGACGAGACGGTGCAATTCGGTGCCCTGCAGGTGACGCCCCGCGTCTGTTATACGCGGCCGCTGTCCGAAGCGCCGCAGACGACCACCTTCGTGGAAATCGACGAGATCACCCTCGACAACAAGGTGCGCCGCATCTTCACCGGCTGGATGTTCGCCTCCAGCCCCGGCTTGCACGCCGTCGAGCACGCCGTCTATGACATCTGGCTGACCGGCTGCAAGGAAAAGAGCAACGTGCCGCCACCGCCGGGCTCCAAGGCCGCCGAGGCGGCCAAGTCCAATGCCGAAGAGCGCGCCACCGAGCTGACGCCGGCCAATGAGGGCGACAGCAGCGACTATAACGGCCCGGCCCCGACCGACGTGCCGAAGCCCAAGCCCGAACCGCCGACGGGACGGCAGCCGCTGGGTCAACAACAGTTCGACCAACAGCCGCCGGGCCAGCAGGAATTCGAGCAGCAGCCCTTCGGGCAGGACCAGTTCGAGCAGCAGCCCCTGCCGCAGCTCAATCTGACTGACTAG
- a CDS encoding N-acetylmuramoyl-L-alanine amidase — protein MFRTRINGLIRAPGGLALAFLALFAATVLAVGNGPVLAAEAGEIEARAARIAGDATRTRFVVDLTDAVEIAPFVLGDPHRIIVDLPNVRFALPPEAGKGGRGLITGWRYGSIARNKARIVIDTKGPALIDKSFVLPKVDDQPARMVLDIVTATEEAFAEEVARTANAAQAGAVTAGKGDRQPIRNKERTRPLIVLDPGHGGIDSGAVGKKGTLEKAVVLDFASVLKRKLEETGRFEVALTRSDDSFIPLKQRVEIARGLHADLFVSVHADSVRQAYVRGGTVYTLSERASDRLAAQIARNENQSDILAGLEFEEEADDVSDILIDLTRRETKNFSVYFANALVGELQSAVKMINNPHRSAGFVVLKAADVPSVLVELGYLSNAHDEQLLTSDEWRGRAADAITAAITRFFEPRIAHQDAAIEGNSIAGVAPSQQ, from the coding sequence ATGTTCCGCACACGCATCAATGGCTTGATACGCGCGCCGGGGGGGCTGGCGCTGGCATTTCTGGCGCTTTTCGCCGCGACGGTGCTCGCCGTCGGCAACGGCCCCGTGCTAGCGGCCGAGGCGGGCGAGATTGAGGCCAGGGCCGCCCGAATCGCGGGCGACGCCACCCGCACCCGCTTCGTCGTCGATTTGACCGACGCGGTGGAGATCGCTCCCTTCGTGCTCGGCGACCCGCACCGAATCATCGTCGACCTGCCGAATGTGCGCTTTGCGCTGCCGCCGGAGGCCGGCAAGGGCGGGCGCGGCCTCATCACCGGCTGGCGCTACGGCAGCATCGCCCGCAACAAGGCCCGCATCGTCATCGACACCAAGGGCCCGGCGCTGATCGACAAGAGCTTCGTGTTGCCGAAGGTCGACGACCAGCCGGCGCGCATGGTGCTCGACATCGTCACGGCGACCGAGGAAGCGTTCGCCGAGGAAGTGGCGCGCACCGCCAACGCGGCGCAGGCCGGCGCGGTGACCGCCGGCAAGGGCGACCGCCAGCCGATCCGCAACAAGGAGCGGACCCGGCCGCTGATCGTGCTCGATCCCGGCCATGGTGGCATCGATTCCGGCGCCGTCGGCAAGAAGGGCACGCTGGAAAAGGCCGTGGTGCTCGATTTCGCCAGCGTCCTGAAGCGCAAGCTGGAAGAGACCGGCCGCTTCGAGGTTGCCCTGACGCGCTCCGACGACAGCTTCATCCCCCTGAAACAGCGGGTGGAAATCGCCCGCGGGCTGCATGCCGACCTGTTCGTGTCCGTGCACGCCGACTCCGTGCGCCAGGCCTATGTGCGCGGCGGCACCGTCTACACCCTTTCGGAGCGGGCCTCGGACCGCCTTGCCGCGCAGATCGCGCGCAACGAAAACCAGTCGGACATCCTCGCCGGCCTGGAATTCGAGGAGGAGGCGGACGACGTCAGCGACATCCTCATCGACCTGACGCGGCGCGAGACCAAGAATTTTTCGGTCTATTTTGCCAATGCGCTCGTCGGCGAGCTGCAGAGCGCGGTGAAGATGATCAACAATCCGCACCGCTCCGCCGGCTTCGTCGTCCTGAAGGCCGCCGACGTTCCCTCCGTGCTGGTGGAACTCGGCTACCTCTCCAATGCGCATGACGAGCAGCTTCTGACATCCGACGAATGGCGGGGGCGGGCGGCTGATGCCATCACCGCGGCGATAACACGTTTTTTTGAGCCGCGAATCGCGCACCAGGATGCCGCGATCGAGGGAAATTCGATAGCCGGTGTTGCGCCGTCACAACAATAG
- a CDS encoding ribonuclease E/G, with product MANKMLIDAAHPEETRVVVVRGNRVEEFDFEAANRKQLRGNIYLAKVTRVEPSLQAAFVDYGGNRHGFLAFSEIHPDYYQIPVADRQALLDEEAAEEAAAKEEDVEDDEASADEHGEDAGDHDDPDADDEAHNDADADDEDDSDEEPDHDDEDGDDDDGDEPSGDDDAPRAMAASAGDGDTVTAEADELSDDGESDDDAGDGEKTQRSSSRSRGRRRRRPSGRDRGGDRDDDDQVESVGAEDALEEVPQRGLRRRRQYKIQEVIRRRQVLLVQVVKEERGNKGAALTTYLSLAGRYSVLMPNTARGGGISRKITNPTDRKRLKKVASDLAVPEGMGVILRTAGASRTKSEIKRDFEYLLRLWENVRDLTLQSSAPSLVYEEGSLIKRSIRDLYNKDIDEVSVSGEEGYREAKDFMRMLMPSHSKHVQPYRDATPLFTKHGVEAQLDAMFSPQVTLPSGGYIVINQTEALVAIDVNSGRATREHNIEDTALATNMEAASEVARQLRLRDLAGLIVIDFIDMEEKRNNRSVERKLKECLKSDRARIQVGRISHFGLMEMSRQRIRTGVLESSTEVCPTCRGTGTVRSTESVALHVLRALEDHLMRGVKHHLRIRTRTEVALYILNQKRPHLADLESRFGLTVAVFADEMINGEHFILERGDPIERVERPGVEAIAPDQVRADEIDMEEDEDDSETDTDTDGDEKKSSSRRRRRRPRRRSSSDRDGYDRDGSETSQRSDEGEDELAASDDSGDDNGDGNSSDGDDGDNKRRRRRGRRGGRRNRRNRSDKDDARASEGDEDRQDGSDQDGSDQDNSDADGGDSYDSQPVAEASDVSQGSGDAGDAAAPVAANDDDTSGPEEAAGGASVAEETSETPDAGEAEPVRVEEAEDVPAAEAPSGDNDAATGEEDDTAPAAASADGETDETAGDVAGETPSDEADDGEGESGGTKRSGWWQRRSFF from the coding sequence ATGGCCAACAAAATGCTTATCGATGCCGCCCACCCGGAAGAGACCCGGGTCGTGGTGGTGCGTGGAAACCGGGTCGAGGAATTCGACTTCGAGGCCGCCAACCGCAAGCAACTGCGCGGCAACATCTATCTTGCCAAGGTAACGCGGGTCGAGCCGTCGCTGCAGGCGGCCTTCGTCGATTATGGCGGCAACCGCCACGGCTTCCTCGCCTTCAGTGAAATCCACCCGGACTACTACCAGATCCCGGTCGCTGACCGGCAGGCGCTTCTGGACGAGGAGGCCGCGGAAGAGGCCGCCGCCAAGGAAGAGGACGTCGAGGACGACGAGGCTTCCGCCGACGAGCACGGCGAAGACGCGGGCGACCACGACGATCCGGACGCCGACGACGAGGCCCATAACGACGCCGACGCGGACGACGAGGACGACTCCGACGAGGAGCCGGACCACGATGACGAGGATGGCGACGACGATGACGGCGACGAGCCGTCCGGGGACGACGACGCGCCCCGGGCGATGGCCGCATCGGCCGGTGACGGCGACACGGTGACCGCGGAGGCCGACGAGCTTTCCGACGATGGCGAGTCCGATGACGATGCCGGTGACGGGGAAAAGACCCAGCGTTCCAGCTCCCGCTCGCGCGGCCGGCGCCGCCGGCGCCCGTCGGGCCGCGACCGGGGCGGCGATCGCGACGACGACGACCAGGTCGAATCGGTCGGCGCCGAAGATGCCCTGGAAGAGGTGCCGCAGCGCGGCCTTCGCCGCCGCCGGCAGTACAAGATCCAGGAAGTGATCCGGCGTCGCCAGGTGCTGCTGGTCCAGGTCGTCAAGGAGGAGCGCGGCAACAAGGGCGCGGCGCTGACCACCTATCTGTCGCTCGCCGGGCGCTATTCCGTCCTGATGCCGAACACGGCGCGGGGCGGCGGCATTTCCCGCAAGATCACCAATCCGACCGACCGCAAGCGCCTGAAGAAGGTCGCCTCCGATCTCGCCGTGCCGGAGGGCATGGGCGTGATCCTGAGGACCGCCGGCGCCAGCCGCACCAAGTCGGAGATCAAGCGCGACTTCGAATATCTCCTCAGGCTGTGGGAGAACGTGCGCGACCTGACCCTGCAGTCCTCTGCGCCGTCGCTGGTCTATGAGGAAGGCAGCCTGATCAAGCGGTCGATCCGCGATCTCTACAACAAGGACATCGACGAGGTTTCCGTCTCCGGCGAGGAAGGCTACCGCGAGGCGAAAGACTTCATGCGCATGCTGATGCCGAGCCATTCCAAGCATGTGCAGCCCTATCGGGACGCAACGCCGCTGTTCACGAAGCACGGGGTCGAGGCGCAGCTCGATGCTATGTTCTCGCCCCAGGTGACACTGCCGTCGGGCGGCTACATCGTCATCAACCAGACCGAGGCGCTGGTCGCCATCGACGTCAACTCCGGCCGCGCGACCCGCGAGCACAATATCGAGGACACCGCGCTTGCCACCAACATGGAGGCGGCGTCCGAAGTGGCGCGGCAGCTCCGCCTGCGCGACCTTGCCGGCCTCATCGTCATCGACTTCATCGACATGGAGGAGAAGCGCAACAACCGGTCGGTCGAGCGCAAGCTCAAGGAATGCCTGAAGTCGGACCGGGCGCGCATCCAGGTCGGCCGCATCTCCCATTTCGGGCTGATGGAAATGTCGCGCCAGCGCATCCGCACCGGCGTCCTTGAAAGCTCCACCGAGGTCTGCCCGACCTGCCGCGGCACCGGCACGGTGCGCTCCACGGAGTCCGTTGCCCTGCACGTGCTTCGGGCGCTGGAAGACCACCTGATGCGCGGCGTCAAGCATCACCTCAGGATCCGCACCCGGACCGAGGTGGCGCTCTACATCCTCAACCAGAAGCGGCCGCACCTGGCCGACCTGGAAAGCCGCTTCGGCCTGACCGTTGCGGTCTTCGCCGACGAGATGATCAATGGCGAGCACTTCATCCTGGAGCGCGGCGATCCGATCGAGCGGGTCGAGCGGCCCGGCGTGGAGGCGATCGCGCCGGATCAGGTGCGCGCCGACGAAATCGACATGGAAGAGGACGAGGACGACAGCGAGACGGATACGGATACGGACGGCGACGAGAAGAAGTCGTCGAGCCGCCGCCGTCGCCGGCGGCCGCGCCGGCGCTCCTCGTCGGACCGGGACGGGTACGACCGGGACGGCTCCGAGACGTCCCAGCGGTCCGACGAGGGCGAGGACGAACTCGCCGCTTCCGACGACAGCGGCGACGACAACGGCGACGGCAATTCTTCCGACGGCGACGACGGCGACAACAAGCGCCGGCGCCGGCGCGGCCGCCGCGGCGGCCGCCGCAACCGCCGCAACCGCTCGGACAAGGACGACGCACGCGCCTCCGAGGGCGACGAGGACCGGCAGGACGGTTCCGATCAGGATGGCTCCGATCAGGACAACTCGGACGCCGATGGCGGCGACAGCTACGACAGCCAGCCGGTCGCCGAGGCTTCTGACGTCAGTCAGGGTTCCGGAGATGCCGGAGACGCGGCGGCGCCCGTTGCCGCAAATGACGATGATACGTCCGGTCCGGAAGAGGCAGCCGGCGGTGCGTCCGTCGCCGAGGAGACTTCGGAAACACCGGATGCCGGCGAGGCCGAGCCCGTTCGCGTCGAGGAGGCCGAAGACGTACCGGCCGCCGAAGCGCCGTCAGGGGACAACGATGCCGCAACGGGCGAGGAAGACGACACCGCGCCCGCGGCGGCGTCCGCCGATGGAGAGACTGACGAGACCGCTGGCGACGTTGCTGGCGAGACGCCGTCCGATGAGGCGGACGACGGTGAGGGCGAATCGGGCGGGACGAAGCGGTCCGGCTGGTGGCAGCGCCGCTCGTTCTTCTGA
- the aroQ gene encoding type II 3-dehydroquinate dehydratase: MAISIYILNGPNLNRLGTREPQIYGSATLADIEADCVRRGAALGLDIDFRQSNHEGMLVDWIHEAGDAAKGLIINPGAYSHTSIALHDAIQSVSLPVIEVHISNIFARESFRHHSYVSPVARGVICGMGTQGYGLALEALAGMVGGARSS, from the coding sequence ATGGCGATCTCGATCTATATCCTCAACGGCCCCAACCTGAACCGCCTCGGCACGCGCGAGCCGCAGATCTATGGCTCGGCGACGCTTGCCGACATCGAGGCGGATTGCGTCCGCCGTGGCGCGGCGCTCGGGCTGGACATCGACTTTCGCCAGAGCAACCACGAAGGCATGCTGGTCGACTGGATCCATGAGGCAGGGGACGCCGCCAAGGGTCTGATCATCAATCCCGGTGCCTATTCGCACACCTCCATCGCCTTGCACGACGCCATTCAGTCGGTCTCCCTGCCGGTGATCGAAGTCCATATCTCGAACATCTTTGCGCGGGAGAGCTTCCGCCATCACTCCTATGTCTCGCCGGTGGCGCGCGGAGTGATCTGCGGAATGGGGACGCAGGGATACGGGCTCGCACTTGAAGCGCTGGCCGGAATGGTCGGCGGGGCGCGATCGTCATAA